The following proteins are co-located in the Acidobacteriota bacterium genome:
- the dnaB gene encoding replicative DNA helicase: MSDRTLPHNLDAERSVLGAILLRNDAINAAVEVVKPEDFYREAHKLLLEHMIQLSERNVAIDLVTLTESLARATALETVGGPAYITRLVDGVPRTTNVEHYAQIVKEKATLRRLIEEATRIAAEAYDAERDAGEILDAAEAGIFSIADARLSQGFTPLSALVDETLDRVEKLQQFKSLVTGVPTGFYDLDHKTSGMQAGDLVIIAARPSMGKTSFVINIAQNAALEHGKVVGVFSLEMSKEQLFMRMLTGEARVDAQRIRQGMLLERDLPAIAQAAEKLQVAPIYIDDSASIGVLEMRAKARRLKAEHGRLDMLIIDYVQLMQGRGRFENRQQELTSISRSLKALAKELGVPVVILSQLSRAPDSRSDHRPQLSDLRESGALEQDADVVMFIYREDRYKEPEAEETGEAEIIIAKQRNGPVGTVKLAFLNEYTRFENLERGGSDY, from the coding sequence ATGTCCGATCGCACGCTCCCGCACAACCTCGACGCCGAGCGTTCGGTGCTCGGCGCCATCCTGCTGCGCAACGACGCGATCAACGCGGCCGTGGAGGTCGTCAAGCCCGAAGACTTCTATCGCGAGGCGCACAAGCTCCTGCTGGAGCACATGATCCAGCTGAGCGAGCGCAACGTCGCCATCGACCTCGTGACGCTGACCGAATCGCTCGCGCGCGCCACCGCGCTCGAGACGGTAGGCGGCCCCGCCTACATCACGCGGCTCGTCGACGGCGTCCCGCGCACGACCAACGTCGAGCACTACGCGCAGATCGTCAAGGAGAAGGCCACGCTGCGTCGCCTCATCGAGGAGGCGACCCGCATCGCGGCGGAGGCCTACGATGCCGAGCGAGACGCCGGCGAGATCCTCGACGCGGCCGAGGCAGGGATCTTCAGCATCGCCGACGCGCGACTGAGCCAGGGGTTCACGCCGCTGTCGGCACTCGTCGACGAGACGCTCGACCGCGTCGAGAAGCTGCAGCAGTTCAAGAGTCTCGTCACGGGCGTGCCCACGGGCTTCTACGACCTGGACCACAAGACGTCGGGCATGCAGGCGGGCGACCTCGTGATCATCGCGGCGCGCCCGTCGATGGGCAAGACGTCGTTCGTGATCAACATCGCGCAGAACGCGGCCCTGGAGCACGGCAAGGTCGTCGGCGTGTTCAGCCTCGAGATGTCCAAGGAGCAGCTGTTCATGCGCATGCTCACGGGCGAGGCGCGCGTGGACGCCCAGCGCATCAGGCAGGGCATGCTCCTCGAACGTGATCTGCCCGCGATCGCCCAGGCGGCGGAGAAGCTGCAGGTCGCGCCGATCTACATCGACGACAGTGCGTCGATCGGCGTGCTCGAGATGCGCGCCAAGGCGAGGCGGCTCAAGGCCGAGCACGGCCGCCTCGACATGCTGATCATCGACTACGTACAGCTGATGCAGGGACGTGGCCGCTTCGAGAACCGTCAGCAGGAGCTGACGAGTATCTCGCGTTCCCTCAAGGCGCTCGCCAAGGAACTGGGAGTACCCGTCGTGATCCTGTCGCAGCTCTCGCGCGCGCCGGACTCACGGTCGGACCACAGGCCGCAGCTCTCGGACCTGCGCGAATCGGGCGCCCTCGAACAGGACGCCGACGTGGTGATGTTCATCTACCGCGAGGATCGCTACAAGGAGCCCGAGGCCGAGGAGACCGGCGAGGCCGAGATCATCATCGCCAAGCAGCGCAACGGCCCCGTGGGGACGGTCAAGCTCGCGTTCCTCAACGAATACACGCGCTTCGAGAACCTCGAACGCGGCGGCAGCGACTACTGA
- a CDS encoding 50S ribosomal protein L9 gives MEVILKEHVEHLGERGDVVKVAPGYARNYLLPRKLALAVTAGNKKQIEHEKKVAALKAAEERAVAQAIATRFAQTELSFTRRAGDNEHLFGSVTSADIAEALAAQGFEVDRRRIQLAEAIKAVGEYTVPVRLHREVTAQVKVVVAAEGAAAADAPAEA, from the coding sequence ATCGAAGTGATCCTGAAGGAACACGTCGAGCACCTCGGTGAGCGTGGCGACGTGGTGAAGGTGGCGCCGGGCTACGCGCGCAACTACCTGTTGCCGCGCAAGCTCGCCCTGGCTGTCACGGCAGGCAACAAGAAGCAGATCGAGCACGAGAAGAAGGTGGCGGCGCTCAAGGCGGCCGAGGAGCGCGCGGTGGCCCAGGCGATCGCGACGCGCTTTGCGCAGACCGAGCTGTCGTTCACCCGTCGTGCAGGCGACAACGAGCACCTGTTCGGCTCGGTGACGTCGGCCGACATCGCCGAAGCACTGGCCGCGCAAGGGTTCGAAGTGGACCGCCGCCGCATCCAGCTCGCCGAGGCGATCAAGGCGGTTGGCGAGTACACCGTGCCGGTGCGCCTGCACCGCGAGGTGACGGCGCAGGTGAAGGTCGTGGTGGCCGCCGAAGGCGCGGCCGCTGCCGACGCGCCCGCAGAGGCGTAG
- a CDS encoding 30S ribosomal protein S18, whose amino-acid sequence MSSDNPMQEERGGRGGRGGGRGERSGGGGGGRRGGFRRKRVCKFRTEKIDYVDYKDVRLLSQFVPERGKIQPRRLTGTSAKYQRKLQVAIKRARFLALLPYATD is encoded by the coding sequence ATGAGTAGCGACAACCCGATGCAGGAAGAGCGCGGCGGCCGCGGTGGCCGCGGCGGCGGGCGCGGCGAGCGCAGCGGTGGCGGCGGTGGTGGACGGCGCGGCGGGTTCCGCCGCAAGCGCGTCTGCAAGTTCCGCACCGAGAAGATCGACTACGTCGACTACAAGGACGTGCGTCTCCTCTCGCAGTTCGTGCCCGAGCGCGGCAAGATCCAGCCGCGCCGACTGACGGGCACCAGCGCGAAGTACCAGCGCAAGCTGCAGGTTGCCATCAAGCGGGCGCGCTTCCTGGCGTTGCTCCCGTACGCCACTGACTAG
- the rpsF gene encoding 30S ribosomal protein S6, translating into MAAVKQYELVYIASPDATEEQLTELQALVEGIITKANGTIDKADVWGRRRLAYQIGRHKEGHYVVLLFSSEGELVKELDRRLKVNDAIIRHLIVRVDEELQKAARAKARRDEETRRRRVARGLPPEPTPEELMAKQAALDNQDDGEI; encoded by the coding sequence ATGGCAGCAGTGAAGCAGTACGAACTCGTTTACATCGCCTCGCCCGACGCGACAGAGGAGCAGCTCACCGAGCTGCAGGCGCTCGTCGAGGGCATCATCACGAAGGCGAACGGCACGATCGACAAGGCAGACGTGTGGGGCCGCCGGCGCCTCGCGTATCAGATCGGTCGCCACAAGGAAGGCCACTACGTCGTCCTGCTCTTCAGCAGCGAGGGCGAGCTCGTGAAGGAGCTCGATCGCCGCCTGAAGGTGAACGACGCGATCATCCGCCACCTCATCGTTCGCGTGGACGAGGAACTCCAGAAGGCCGCGCGCGCCAAGGCCCGTCGCGACGAGGAGACCCGCCGTCGCCGCGTGGCCCGCGGATTGCCGCCGGAGCCCACGCCCGAGGAACTGATGGCCAAGCAGGCGGCGCTCGACAACCAGGACGACGGGGAGATCTGA
- a CDS encoding aminoacyl-tRNA hydrolase produces the protein MKLIVGLGNPGPRYRDTLHNVGFMAMDVLAARHGVRFEAAPADAVMARARGTDGGLLLVKPLTYMNLSGGAVGDLLRYYKIPVEDLLVVLDEVALPAGQLRARPAGSAGGHNGLKSIIGVLGTEQFARLRIGVGRGDPRRDLADHVLSAIPPDVRAVVDDAVVTAADAVECFARDGIEKTMQVFNAPPKG, from the coding sequence GTGAAGCTGATCGTGGGGCTCGGCAATCCCGGCCCGAGGTACAGGGACACGCTTCACAACGTCGGCTTCATGGCGATGGACGTGTTGGCGGCACGGCATGGCGTGCGGTTCGAAGCCGCGCCGGCCGATGCGGTGATGGCACGGGCGAGAGGCACGGACGGCGGACTGCTGCTCGTCAAGCCGCTCACGTACATGAACCTCAGTGGCGGCGCCGTGGGCGACCTGCTGCGGTATTACAAGATCCCCGTCGAGGACCTGCTGGTGGTGCTCGACGAGGTGGCCCTGCCCGCCGGACAGTTGCGGGCACGGCCAGCCGGATCGGCGGGAGGCCACAACGGCCTGAAGTCGATCATCGGCGTGCTCGGGACGGAGCAGTTCGCCCGGCTCCGGATCGGGGTCGGGCGCGGGGATCCGCGCCGCGATCTCGCCGATCACGTCCTGTCCGCGATACCGCCCGACGTCCGGGCTGTCGTGGACGATGCGGTCGTGACGGCCGCTGATGCCGTCGAGTGCTTCGCACGCGACGGGATCGAGAAGACCATGCAGGTCTTCAACGCGCCACCAAAGGGGTGA
- a CDS encoding 50S ribosomal protein L25 yields MSVDTTLDAVVRESRGKNEARRLRVAGRIPAVVYGGGKEPQAVAVDPRTLSKLLHSEAGLNTLIDLTIAGAATKVIVKEYLLQPVTHQLLHADFYRVDLTRKVHVKVAVRLHGEPRGVKVQGGVLDFVHRDVVVETLPAEIPEHIDIDVAGMMIGDGVYVRDVAKDQSWTPVSPADMLLVHVVAARTSTDDAAAAPAEPEVAKKGKPEAKDK; encoded by the coding sequence CTGAGTGTGGATACAACCCTCGATGCCGTTGTCCGCGAGTCGCGCGGCAAGAACGAAGCCCGTCGTCTGCGCGTGGCAGGCCGGATTCCCGCAGTGGTGTACGGTGGCGGCAAGGAGCCGCAGGCGGTCGCCGTCGATCCCAGGACCCTGTCCAAGCTGCTGCACTCGGAAGCAGGCCTGAACACGCTCATCGATCTCACGATCGCCGGCGCGGCGACCAAGGTCATCGTGAAGGAGTACCTGCTGCAGCCGGTCACGCACCAGTTGCTGCACGCGGACTTCTATCGCGTCGACCTCACGCGCAAGGTGCACGTGAAGGTCGCCGTCCGCCTGCACGGTGAGCCGCGCGGCGTGAAGGTGCAGGGCGGCGTGCTCGACTTCGTCCACCGCGACGTGGTGGTCGAGACCCTGCCGGCCGAGATCCCGGAGCACATCGACATCGACGTGGCGGGCATGATGATCGGCGACGGCGTGTACGTGCGCGACGTGGCGAAGGATCAGTCGTGGACGCCGGTGAGCCCGGCCGACATGCTGCTCGTGCACGTGGTGGCCGCACGCACGTCCACCGACGATGCCGCCGCCGCACCGGCCGAGCCCGAGGTCGCCAAGAAGGGCAAGCCGGAGGCCAAGGACAAGTAG